DNA from Pseudophryne corroboree isolate aPseCor3 chromosome 3 unlocalized genomic scaffold, aPseCor3.hap2 SUPER_3_unloc_15, whole genome shotgun sequence:
tggggatgatcctcgacatggaggtgcagagggtgtttctcccagtggagaaaacgttggtacagtcaatggtccgggatgtcttgaagcctacccaggtattggttcatcagtgtgtctgccttctggggaagatggttgccttatACGAGGCtcagcagtacggaaggtttcatgcttggtcctttcaactggatgtcccggaccagtggtcgggatctcacctacacatgcaccagaggatacgtctgtcaccgaaagcaaggatttcactctctggtggctgcaactgcctcaccttccggaggaccgaaggttcggggttcaggactggatccatccaaccatggatgcaagtctcagaggtttgggagcagtcgctcaaggggagaccttccaaggaaggtggtcaagtcatgaatcctttccaataaacatcctggagcttagAGCCGTGTAcagcggccttctgcaagcagcactccttctacaggatcgggctgttcaggtgcagtcggacaacgtgaccaccatggcctacataaaccgacaaggcggaacgaagagcagggctgcaatgtcagaggtgaaaagaatcctcctctgggcagaaagacacgcagtggcaatgtcagcaatctttattcagggattggacaactgggaagcagacttcctctgcagacaccatctccatccaggacAATGGGacttccacccggaggtgttcgaggaggcatccggttggtggggggttccccacatagacatgatggcctcctgcctcaacaagaagctgcagaagtactgttccaggtcgagagacccacaagcagtggcggtggatgcaccagtaacaccgtgggtattcccgtcagtgtatgtgttccctctacttcctctcattccaagagttctacagcttgtaagaagaacaaaggttctggcaatcctcattgctccagactggccaaggagggcttggtatgtggatctgctggatctactgctggaagatccagtgcctctgcctcttcgggagtaTCTTCtaatacaggggccgttcgcttatcaggacttaccacggctacgtttgacggcatggtggttgagcgccagatcttagctccaaAGGGTATTCCGATtgcagttattcctaccctgatacaggctaggaaggggtaacgtttaaacattaccatcgcatttggaaaaaatgtgtatcttagtgtgaatccatgaagtttcctgcggtggagtttcaacttggacggtttctcctattcctgcaaacaggagtggatatgggcctgagattgggatccctcaaggtacagatttcggctttatccattttcttccagaaacaattggctgctctctctgaggttcagacctttttgaaggggttctgcacatccagcctccctgtgtggcgccgacggcaccctgggatttggacatggtgttgcatttcctgcaatcagattggtttgagcctctacaggaggttgaggtcaagtttctcacgtggaaagctgtcactttgcTGGCATTAGCTTCTGTgcaacgtgtgtctgaattgggggctttgtcctgtaaaagtacgtagggcggaactcaggacacgtcaacagttccttcctaaggttgtgtcggcttttcatatcaaccaacctattgtggtgccagtggctactgactcctcaattgcttcaaaggccttggatgttgtgagggctttgaagatctatgtgaagaggtctgctcgtcacagaaagtcggactctctatttgtcctgtatgatcccaagaaaattgggtgtcctgctactaagcagaatatttctcgctggatcaggttcaccatccagcatgcatgttctatggcaggattgccgtgtccaaaatctgtaaaggcccactccactcgtaaagtgggctcttcctggccggctctccggggtgtctcagctttaccgagcggctacttggtctgggtcgaacacgtttgctaagttttacaagttagatactttggcctctgatgacctcaagtttggtcaagcacagttctgcaggagcctgtgcGCTATCCTGCCCattctgggtgctttggtacatccccatggtactaatatggaccccagcatcctctaggacgtaagagaaaataggattttaattacctacaggtaaatccttttctcgtagtccgtagaggatgctagccgctcgcccagtgcttctttatcctgcagtggttttttggttcagtactgcctggttcctaggtaagttctgcgttctttactgtttcagtactgtttcagctgttgctgagttttccggcatgttagccggatttgccttgttgtgtgagctggtatgaatctcaccactatctgtgtatttccttctctcgaagtatgtagtctcctcgggcacagtttctagactgagtctcgtaggaggggcatagagggtggagtcagaccacactattaaactcttaaagtgccaatggctcctggtggacccatctataccccatggtactaatatggaccccagcatcctctacagactacgagaaaagtatttaccggtaggtaaccaaaatcctattatttctctaAGAAATCGGGGATGTCTGGTGTTAGGGGGACATATATATTATGAATCTTCCCAACTAGAATCAAACATCTGCcgttgcaatccacccacttgctttccaggtgaaaggggcaggatctattagaaaggatggctacaccacaggagatagagcatgctgggtagttattggtaaactgagggggagagtgcaatggaacatgtgattcctgagtggctaccaccgccgccttctggtcagcgAAATATTTTATTGCGAGACGTCTCTTACGGGGAGAATGaggaccttttacattaagacttaaaaacgtcaccgtgatagagagagatcagatcatggtatgaaacctCTAGGttcatctgtgtaaagtccaatagagttTGTAGGGtgtgtgcatacttcaaactatcaaatcacagaagaaataaaatagggaacaaaaatgggagacaaacaaaaatagcgtccataaagaagctagagattccgtcactagggtaccgtgacagaaaggtGGATAAAGGTGGTggtcgggcctaaaagggaaacccaccgactaccccaggtagccatacgagagtgcaaaatctagtcatcatagtaacaattgtacaaagaaatatcaaataTAGCATAACATACTGTACTACTATTCTTAATCTCAATGTAaccaaaggaggtaaaggccaagaacaTGTCCTGATATCCAATTTATGTACTACCAACACTGTTATAAGAGCAAAAAGATGTTAAAGacgaatcagtcatgctttacctgaacacctAAGCTTTCTAGAAAGGTATTCtgaaacgtaacagtggaaagaatatAAGACCATATAGCAATTtaatagcacaggaaataaagagtaaaaaatatatgttttaaacTAATAACAGgagcaaataaatctggcccaaaaatatATCCATGCCAAGTAACTTGggagttggcacatgttacagtaggaaacaaactctgagtgtctgcaAAAGTCTTACTACTTTAGCATATTACttcgagacggaagacaactcctacgggattggtttaggttaagtatcatgaaggactgtcaacaggaatatcccactttttcagaatagcaggagaaatatctggaaatatctgcagataatccaggcactcagctgtggatgaggaagacaaagcagcctgtagaatgcgttctttaatatgaaaaaagttgactctgagcagagtgtccctcggtgcttggataggggcctatTTGGACTTTGAGAGTCTATgtatcctatcaataagaaggtccgtggcagaagccttcagtgaaagtttctgaaaagagaaccgtggcataatcatagagctcagcatttgtaacagaatccggaacgcccattattctgatattatttctccgagacctgtattctaaatcaatgactttatcacgaatagagaccgggtcttcctgaagggtgtcgtgctgaaatcagatctttgtgagacgcaacaatctctttcatcttagtctgtacgagtgccaatctcactgatatcagacctcaaagcttgaatattagagttaagttctgaggtaagttcagtccttaaatgtagataacatagaatgtatagagtgtAGAGTAACAGGATcctctagagtgtcttaagacgtcttcagccattacagccgggctgtgcatctgacaagaagaagcagatgatgttgtagcagTCTCAGatggaccacctgaattcgaggtaccaaagagatggacaggcggggccgatttggtaccttttaaccttttttggaggaatGGTAAGCTGACTACAGAGAGACTGACCTCtctgagataggaaaatacaaactatctataaataaaaggagcagtagtacgctgtcaggaggttacatcaagatgactcagttcaaaatgACATTTAGTCTGGATGACGGTGGtatccgagccaaaatttcaagtaaacctgatgtaatgcaactcaaataacacagtaatgaccgacaTATTCTACTAGAGGTCAGTGTgaccacagacgtgaagtactccgcacagagagacacaaatggcaaaatatattcagtggataaatccacaaaataatatactgtgaggttgtaatcagagtgtaatgagctgtactcagacgatacttgatactgggctctgcatgtagactgagaggaagtagattatagtggtaccatataaatagaaggtagtttcacctccaggcaaatgcttcaatttagtgtagtgaccccggtccagccgtcaggacatttatttagcagcttatataaattttacaccttattgaaagcagaaggcaaagcatgtgatggctgggcaccaggatccaaaatggcagccaccgcACTTCCCAATATCACCACCGGGCTCCAGTGACtatgggcagcccgttctgtccccagcagtagtgggAGCTGTGCACCTGTGTGATCGGGAGAGCAAGTGCTCCCTCCTGAGCCAAAAGCTCCTCCAAGTTAGGggtccggagcgtgcaggaaagactgggcacacttagccccagaCTACAGCCCATGACTTCAgcagcgtcactaggctgcggcagtgaacagtgcccggagtgagcggaGCGAGTGGCTTTTGCacagtaggagtgggggacttaataaattgggtcttggtcccagtggcggctgagagctatcaggtaaggTAGATAAGAAGCCTCTTAGTGAGGAGatatccagaaagcacgtctggatggaccacgctcctcttatttattattttatatactaacaggggtgacaggtttggtacatccctgcaaaggcagatccaatctctttctcatcagactctgctgtctcccctgcactctcactcagatgttcactgctgtcagtagcacacgtatgagaagcagaagtatggcggcagctgtatagatcctgatatgtaattctctgtatcatacttactgtacacacatcatccttattactattgagaatatagaggtaagacactgatgatggagatgtaagagtggattataacctagcagatgatgattgcagtgtattatatggtgtattgcatgtaaaataccttgtaccacacctactctgctgtagcaatataccttatataagggtgagtaacacatgtacaggctaaccagcgtatgagcacacacataaaggaatgctaccttaccagtgCTTcctggagtaacgttaggagacatttctctgatccatcagctcatatgactgatgttattattcatctagaatctccaattcatacgatatgttccccatccattgttttacattggtgctgacataggacttggcgagtgactacatctccatttatacttcatggttagttaccagtacaagagagagatatatctaagtcttattataatattacatttgttattgtgagtgttctcagaagGGTGGAcaaaatgatagtctgagacacaatattataaagccttcataaaaagttatgttttattatatacacacatttacaattaagtgtcccagagagtcgacttcaattgtttacaagattaatattgataCAGGAAAATtaatatttccataatgtattttatttccagcagatggacacacaagcaggaatatctcagaaggtcatttaatgttatccccggattgtgacgtaAAAGattatgacagtagacaggattccccaggagataaccccattaccccaattattcatccagctctatcagctgatccctctgatcctgggaaatgttctcctgatctctctgatattggtgcatctgttacagctctgacagtagatacagtgtttccctgttctatagatgccaaatgttttacacagaacacaaagcttatcacccatcaggcagctaaggcaggtgagaagccatttccatgttctgaatgtgggaaatgttttacacagaaatcatatcttgttaaacatcagaaaagtcacacaggtgagaagccattttcttgctctgagtgcgggaaatgtgttacacgaaaatcacaacttgttgcacatcttaaaagacacacaggtgagaggccatttccatgttctgagtgtgggaaatcttttatacagaaatcacatcttgttaaacatcagcgaagtcacacaggtgagaatacatttccatgttctgagtgtgggaaatgttttacacccaAATCGTgtcttattatacatcagagaagtcacacaggtgagaagccatttccttgctctgagtgtgggaaatgttttacacggaaatcaaatcttgttaaacatcagcaaagtcacacaggtgagaatacatttccatgttctgagtgtgggaaatgttttacacataaatcatatcttattgaacatcagagaagtcacacaggtgagaggccattcccatgttctgagtgtgtaaAATGTTTTGGACACAaagcagatcttattaaacatcaaagaagtcacacaggtgagaagccattttcttgctctgagtgcgggaaatgtgttacacgaaaatcacaacttgttgcacatcttaaaagacacacaggtgagaggccattttcatgttctgagtgtgggaaatcttttatacagaaatcacatcttgttaaacatcagcgaagtcacacaggtgagaatacatttccatgttctgagtgtgggaaatgttttacacccaAATCGTgtcttattatacatcagagaagtcacacaggtgagaagccattttcttgctctgagtgtgggaaatgttttacacggaaatcaaatcttgttaaacatcagcaaagtcacacaggtgagaatacatttccatgttctgagtgtgggaaatgttttacacataaatcatatcttattgaacatcagagaagtcacacaggtgagaggccattcccatgttctgagtgtgtaaAATGTTTTGGACACAaagcagatcttattaaacatcagagaagtcacacaggtgagaagccattttcttgctctgagtgcgggaaatgtgttacacgaaaatcacaacttgttgcacatcttaaaagacacacaggtgagaggccatttccatgttcagagtgtgggaaatcttttatACAGAAAtcccatcttgttaaacatcagcgaagtcacacaggtgagaatacatttccatgttctgagtgtgggaaatgttttacacccaaatcgtatcttgttatacatcagagaagtcacacaggtgagaagccatttccatgttctgagtgtgggaaatgttttacacagaaatcgcaTCTTTttagacatcagaaaagtcacaggaGAGAATCCATTtttttgctctgagtgcgggaaatgttttacacataaatcatatcttgttaaacatcagcaaagtcacacaggtgagaatacatttccatgttctgagtgtgggaaatgttttgcacataaatcatatcttattaaacatcagagaagtcacacaggtgagaagcaatttctatgttctgagtgtgggaaatgttttaaacagaaatcacatctggttagacatcagaaaagtcacacatgtgagaatccattttcttgctctgagtgcgggaaatgttttacacggaaatcatatcttgttatacatcagcgaactcacacaggtgagaatccatttccatgttctgagtgtggaaaatgttttggacacaaatcagatcttattaaacattatagaagtcacacaggtgagaagccattttcttgctcttagTGGGAAATGGTgtttaagtaaatcacatcttgttatacatcagagaagtcacacagatgagaggccatttccatactctgagaagtaaatcagctcttgttgcacacaatagacatcgctcaggtgaggaaccattttaatcttctggagtatacttatcattgccctgtgttgttcttcaaggttcttatcctatctcctatgctttttgcaatatacatgctaccgcagggtgaaataatcagatgtcatgccctcatctactactgctatacagatgacctgtcttttgctccgggtactgagaacccagtaccaatcctaaatggttgtctagttgagctccaggtatgggtgatgccagttgactgtgactcagtcctggtgaaacatgtcattatgatagaagctcaccaacaaagggcagggctacaactcagctttgcaaaccaatgcttgggggttcagagttacaaaatgctgatcctgtgtggaatcttggtgtcctggattgtggagtgacacttagatatcaggtatcagccacaatcagatcctcatccgaagaacatagccagactccagcacttatttccctcagaagatctacctacagtcatacatgtacttgtatcatcacgcatagactactgcaatgtcctctacctgggtctcccagcaaaagaattgcaccgcttgtagcctgtacagaatgtagcagccaggctgttacctaaccagcccgttcctgccacataacacccattctctgctcccttccccggctgcctgtaagatggtgactctattacataatcttactgactcagcccaccatgaccagggtccatggtaccagaagcagcttctgcctctttactgCCCTGCTTTCTAACTTCCACCTGCAGATGTAGGACTTAACGGtactaccaagaatccccaagcagtgctgagatgtcaggggggagacagggtgggtggcagtagtggggaggggAGACAGGGCGTGCGACAGTTCGCAGCCACCAGGAGAATAAAATTCTGGCTTTCTTAactgggtgggtggcagtagttgggggagacaggactggcagtagtggggggagacagggtgggtggcagtagtggaggagacaggacggtggcagtagggggaggcaggtggatggcagtagtgggggagaaagGTTGGTACTAGTGGGGGCAAagtcagggcaggtggcagtagtgggggagaaagGGTGGTGGCAGGCAGTAGTGGGGTGCGACATGGCGGATGGAAGTagtagggggggggggacagggcggatggtcgcagtgcagtaccagggggtgctggaggcagtaaagaggtgtatgggtccagtACAGAAtccgttgataattagacttaatgattattTTGCTTCCTTATgtctaatcccttgtatgtgttactgttatttgctgtgtcagcctttatgtgtgttctgtgtaataatcctgaaagtagtgctgctaccgatctcatatcatttgtagtaacttggaaaagatgagatatgagatgcactctggaagcttatagggggttaataagAGATgagcgcagatgtgacatcacgcagccccccgtaAAATGGTCCTGGCCCCCCGTGTTCGCGCCTCAGGGATGTGGCCACAatgtgtgtctgcgcggccgctgcgcaCTTGAATTTTGTCACCACCAGCAAACCGCTGCGggacgctattgcggctgggtctgaatgacccccatagggttttggctctcctgatctgttttacttacctgcaatactataatgttacttgaattgtttctgtgctttaaaggatattttatccatgttgtggagagtaaagtattttttaatttgaaaatatagagaaaaatctgtgtattaaagatatgaaataaagttgtttaaaaacaaaagatttccattgagtctttttatgtgtctgtgtattatcttatttccagataatttttgctatggtgacagaaacaatttcctgttaatgtgtcacttgtattgttacttttgtgtccagtgggtgggctcggaaatgttatccttttcctcgcagccccagttgctggagaaaatgaaggaggagctgttgatgggtcacgttccgcttgagttgacaattttctcaccagcaggtctttccacctctgcagacttgtgtccggaaagagagatacaacgtaggctatgTTAAACACCAAGAGAATGATTATTATGCTTCCTTATgtctaatcccttgtatgtgttacagttatttgctgtgtcagcctttatgtgtgttctgtgtaataatcctgaaagtagtgctgctaccgatctcatatcatttgtagtaacttggaaaagatgagatatgaggtgcactctggaagcttataggggttaatcagagatgaacccagatgtgacatcacgcagcccccccggAAAATGGTCCAGGCCCGCCCGCATTTACCCctagggatgcgaccacaatgtgtgtcTGCACAGCCGCTGCGcacgtgcattttgccaccaccagcaaactgctgcgcggCGCTATTGCGACTTGGtctaaatgacccccataggcttttggctcctgatatgtatctgttttacttatctGCAAAACTGAAACCCTGAATTGTTTCTGCTTTAGAGGATATTTCTCTTATGTCAtagaggtccactaggagccatgggcactttaaaagtttcacaatgtgggctggctcctccctctgtgctcctcctaccagactcagtttagttaatgtgcccggaggagccggtcacagctaggggagctcctaggagttttcttagttttattgttttctagagtctaattttttacaggaggctgtttggcACCAGTCTGCCGGCTTCGTGGGTCTTAGGGGGGAGAATGGCCGAATTAATATAGAGTTACTGGCTccattactccgctgacaggacactgagctcctgagggaaatgtccgcaagccccaccatggcgaccgcacactcccgcagcacgctgccacccctacagagcctgaagagtggtgagtacagcgccgaattcccggttagtgggtcgccggtgggtatggcggcacaaTGGTGGGAGAGCAGCTCTGGTTTCAGGCTGCGCTCCTGGAAGACTCAGCAACACATTAACTGTATGTCAGCGCTATGAGGGGCGTTCTGAGCCAGCAAGACTACCCTGCACTGGTCTGACTGGGGCTGTGTCCCGCTGTCAGACATAATACCACGAGGCCAGTATAAACAAAAGTGTGGGAAGccgcacgccattacaggggggggCGGGGCTTTCACTCAGggcagacccagcagctcaccagcgccattttctccctgcagatctcaCTACAGGATCCTGACAGGAAAGCGCTGCCCCTCCAGACAACTCCAgcttacctctgcggtaccagggggttatagagggggAAGTGTAATTAAATGGTACTAGCTACCCTATTAAGGGtaattagtcagcgccgggcttttatactATTAGCCAgatagggcgctgtgtggctggttcctcatactctgtgacactctgaaggtactctgggggaaactgacattttcctgtgtgtgtgtgcgcatatttctcacattaccatgtcaggggactgtgggggtcattctgagcacagctacaatcaatcacactgacatgcgggggggacgcccagcacagggctagtccgccccgcatgtcagtgccggccccccacagaagtgcaaaggcatcgctcctggccagcacagctttagccgaGAGCTTGTCATCGCTCCCCGGCTCGCTGCGGCCTACCACCCGTTCGGTCCAgcaatgcctgcgttggccggaccgctcccacaaaacgccgccgttccgccccctcccgcccagcgactgcctctgcctgtcaatcaggcagaggcaattgtatCCCTGATACGGCCTTCAGCTGcctggccggcgcatgcgcagtagggacccgttcgcttggctgtgacaaaaagcagcgagcgaacggatcacaatgaccccctgtgtgtcttGTACTGCAGAGTGTTATCTTCTCCAGGGGAGTCCCTGCTGTGTACTCAAATCAGTACACCTCAGGCTTCTGGATCTGAACCCGTTTGGGTGGACTCCATAAGGGGTATGATATCAAATATCTCTACCAGATTATCCCATACTGAGAGACGCAGGTTTTTGAGAACATCTGTGCAGGATCTGATTAGGGATTCAGCCCCCACAACTGCGCCTCTCACCCCACCCACGTGTCCACAAAAGCGTatactggcccagataatgcatgctgacactgataccgacgccTCAGATACAGGGGATGGTGAGGTGGATCTGGGGGGAGATGCAGCTCCTGCCCGAGGGGTACAAGCTATGATTGCGGCCATTAGGGATATTTTGCAGATAACTGAGAAGGTTCCTGTTCAGGAAGAggaatattattttaatgtaaaaaagaaatcctcggttaccttccctgcatcaaaggagttaaactccctatttgaaggaacctgggaaaacccagagaagaaattccaaatccctaaaaggctgctcatttctttccctttccctcAGGAGTATATGAAGAAGTGGGAAACCCCACCTATTGTGGACGCTTCTGTGTC
Protein-coding regions in this window:
- the LOC134983449 gene encoding gastrula zinc finger protein XlCGF26.1-like, with protein sequence MLSPDCDVKDYDSRQDSPGDNPITPIIHPALSADPSDPGKCSPDLSDIGASVTALTVDTVFPCSIDAKCFTQNTKLITHQAAKAGEKPFPCSECGKCFTQKSYLVKHQKSHTGEKPFSCSECGKCVTRKSQLVAHLKRHTGERPFPCSECGKSFIQKSHLVKHQRSHTGENTFPCSECGKCFTPKSCLIIHQRSHTGEKPFPCSECGKCFTRKSNLVKHQQSHTGENTFPCSECGKCFTHKSYLIEHQRSHTGERPFPCSECVKCFGHKADLIKHQRSHTGEKPFSCSECGKCVTRKSQLVAHLKRHTGERPFSCSECGKSFIQKSHLVKHQRSHTGENTFPCSECGKCFTPKSCLIIHQRSHTGEKPFSCSECGKCFTRKSNLVKHQQSHTGENTFPCSECGKCFTHKSYLIEHQRSHTGERPFPCSECVKCFGHKADLIKHQRSHTGEKPFSCSECGKCVTRKSQLVAHLKRHTGERPFPCSECGKSFIQKSHLVKHQRSHTGENTFPCSECGKCFTPKSYLVIHQRSHTGEKPFPCSECGKCFTQKSHLFRHQKSHRRESIFLL